Proteins from a single region of Aythya fuligula isolate bAytFul2 chromosome 3, bAytFul2.pri, whole genome shotgun sequence:
- the RNF8 gene encoding E3 ubiquitin-protein ligase RNF8: protein MAARRAWCLRRLGASGGWLLLEAGTQVTIGRGLDLTYQLVSKTCPLMISRNHCVFQQNAEGQWTVKDNKSLNGVWLNKQRLDPSKTYPITEGDRIQLGVPLENRETAEYEYEVIKEEWEKIRPYLAQRNDLGKAKSSRTKRKFSLEESETSGSEGPSNSRSKRDRVSCDSEPLGKPCGRVEEVKELAEKMDVELPSPGSSEEDGGPVRSSPVQAEKAVSVAPKDQKGSVLSQSWSGLEKLRKTLGDIKELKVKVQDKQTAVLNAKQKRRKAAQKSILAMEQELQELQEQLCTEQEQHQQQMEELEKTFSKEQQNLEGVKWQHGEENLKEQLTQVLQEHHALMEELSRNKKDFEEIIRAKNKELEETKEEKEKVRAQKEEVLNQMNDVLENELQCTICSEHFIEAVTLNCAHSFCSYCINEWTKRKVECPICRQEIKSKTRSLVLDNCIDRMVENLDVEMKEHRLSLIRERKEKWKVLVNPAEDNDNSVIPSIYPILSVSSCDSEDSEEDSYHGESNCII, encoded by the exons atgGCGGCGCGGCGGGCATGGTGCCTCAGGCGGCTGGGGGCCAGCGgcgggtggctgctgctggaggccgGCACGCAG GTGACTATCGGCCGAGGACTAGATCTCACGTACCAGCTGGTGTCAAAAACCTGTCCCTTGATGATCTCTCGTAACCACTGTGTTTTCCAGCAAAATGCAGAAGGGCAGTGGACTGTCAAGGATAACAAG AGTCTGAATGGAGTGTGGCTTAATAAACAGCGCCTGGATCCTTCAAAGACCTATCCTATCACTGAAGGAGACCGTATCCAGTTGGGAGTGCCTTTGGAAAACAGAGAGACTGCCGAATATGAGTATGAAGTAATTAAAGAGGAGTGGGAGAAAATCAGACCCTATTTAGCCCAAAGGAATGACCTGGGGAAAGCTAAGAGTTCAAGAACTAAACGTAAATTTAGTTTGGAGGAATCAGAGACATCTGGATCAGAAGGCCCTTCAAATTCCAGATCCAAAAGAGACAGAGTGTCCTGTGACAGTGAACCTTTGGGGAAACCATGTGGAAGGGTAGAAGAGGTAAAGGAGTTGGCAGAGAAGATGGATGTCGAGCTGCCTTCTCCTGGCTCAAGTGAGGAGGACGGTGGTCCAGTGCGTAGCAGTCCTGTGCAAGCTGAGAAAGCTGTGTCTGTCGCACCAAAGGACCAGAAAGGCTCTGTTCTTTCTCAGTCGTGGAGTGGCCtggaaaagctgaggaaaactCTAGGAGATATAAAGGAGTTAAAAGTGAAAGTGCAGGATAAACAGACAGCAGTTCTGAACGCAAAGCAAAAGCGCAGGAAGGCTGCTCAGAAGTCAATCCTAGCAATGgaacaggagctgcaggaattgcaggagcagctgtgcACAGAACAAGAGCAGCATCAACAGCAGATGGAAGAGCTGGAGAAGACATTCTCCAAAGAGCAGCAGAATCTAGAG gGAGTGAAGTGGCAACACGGAGAAGAGAATCTGAAGGAGCAGCTGACCCAGGTCCTGCAAGAG CATCACGCTTTGATGGAAGAACTGAGCCGTAATAAAAAAGATTTCGAAGAGATAATTCGAGCCAAGAATAAAGAACTGGAAGAAACCAAG gaagagaaggaaaaggtgaGAGCCCAAAAAGAGGAAGTGTTGAATCAGATGAATGACGTGTTGGAGAATGAGCTGCAGTGCACAATCTGTTCTGAACACTTCATTGAG GCAGTCACTCTGAACTGTGCGCACAGTTTCTGCTCCTACTGTATCAATGAGTGGACAAAACGTAAAGTGGAGTGCCCGATCTGCAGGCAGGAGATCAAGTCAAAGACGCGCTCTCTGGTGCTGGATAACTGCATTGATAGGATGGTAGAAAACCTGGACGTGGAAATGAAAGAGCATCGCCTGTCCCTGATCAGAGAGCGGAAAG AGAAATGGAAGGTGTTGGTGAACCCAGCCGAGGACAATGACAACAGCGTCATTCCTTCCATCTACCCCATCTTGTCGGTGAGCAGCTGTGACAGTGAAGACTCTGAGGAGGATTCTTACCATGGTGAAAGCAACTGCATTATCTAA